From the Nonlabens marinus S1-08 genome, one window contains:
- a CDS encoding glycoside hydrolase family protein: protein MEWIKQGNIFKVDGHDIPWVKSHACVPTAFVLDENRIRIYYAPRNDKGQSIPTFFDVSADDPSKILYVHKNPIMSLGELGTFDDGGNMPCCVVRCGELIYLYYVGWNPSVSVAYRNAIGLAVSKDGGVTFKKMFKGALLDRNRDEPFFTASPWVMRESDDVWHMWYASSTGFLTVKENVEPLYVIKYAHSRNGIDWIRENKTCINPLQREEANARATVLKENGIYKMWFAYRGSQDFRDGKDAYRIGYAESFNAIDWKRNDKAAGISYSPAGWDSTMQTYPNICDCNGKRYLFYNGNGFGASGIGYAIWKN, encoded by the coding sequence ATGGAATGGATTAAACAAGGAAATATATTCAAGGTTGATGGTCACGATATTCCATGGGTAAAAAGTCATGCTTGTGTTCCTACAGCATTCGTGCTCGACGAAAATCGCATACGTATCTACTATGCTCCCAGAAATGATAAAGGCCAAAGTATTCCTACATTTTTTGATGTGAGTGCAGATGACCCTAGTAAAATTTTATATGTTCATAAAAATCCTATAATGTCCTTAGGAGAACTAGGCACCTTTGACGATGGGGGCAACATGCCTTGCTGTGTCGTGCGTTGTGGAGAACTGATTTACCTTTACTATGTAGGATGGAACCCTAGTGTTTCAGTGGCATATCGCAACGCGATAGGCCTTGCCGTAAGCAAAGATGGGGGTGTAACTTTTAAAAAAATGTTTAAAGGAGCTCTATTAGATCGTAATCGAGATGAGCCGTTCTTTACTGCATCACCGTGGGTGATGCGCGAAAGTGACGACGTATGGCACATGTGGTATGCGAGCAGTACCGGATTTTTGACAGTCAAAGAAAACGTGGAACCCCTTTATGTTATAAAATACGCGCATTCTCGTAATGGAATAGACTGGATACGTGAAAATAAGACTTGTATAAACCCATTACAAAGGGAAGAAGCAAATGCCCGTGCAACTGTTTTAAAAGAAAATGGCATTTATAAGATGTGGTTTGCATATAGAGGTAGCCAAGATTTTAGAGATGGCAAGGATGCTTACCGCATAGGCTATGCAGAATCTTTTAATGCTATCGACTGGAAACGCAACGATAAAGCCGCGGGTATTTCCTATAGCCCTGCTGGCTGGGACAGTACGATGCAGACCTATCCAAATATTTGTGATTGTAATGGCAAACGTTATCTCTTTTATAACGGGAATGGTTTTGGTGCATCAGGAATAGGCTACGCCATTTGGAAGAATTAA
- a CDS encoding response regulator transcription factor has product MTAPTKILVIEDNLLTLKILNFILKKEGYEVSNAVNGLEAMRLIDEIQPDLVVTDVVLPLKSGLEVITYSKDHLPQVPVIVLSGLGEEERTVTKAFQLGADDFVAKPFNPNEFILRISRLLLKTEVRLAV; this is encoded by the coding sequence ATGACTGCCCCTACAAAAATACTTGTTATCGAAGATAATTTGCTCACTTTAAAGATCTTAAACTTTATTCTGAAAAAAGAAGGTTATGAAGTTTCAAATGCTGTTAATGGCTTAGAAGCCATGCGCCTTATTGATGAAATACAACCAGATCTAGTCGTTACAGATGTAGTTCTACCACTCAAATCAGGCCTTGAAGTAATTACTTATAGCAAGGATCATCTTCCACAAGTTCCTGTAATTGTATTGTCTGGATTAGGAGAAGAAGAAAGAACCGTCACTAAAGCATTTCAATTAGGAGCTGATGATTTTGTAGCAAAACCATTTAACCCTAACGAATTCATATTACGCATCAGCAGATTATTATTAAAAACAGAGGTGCGTTTAGCCGTATAG
- a CDS encoding WbqC family protein, translating into MSRIAIMQPYTYPYLGYFQLIKSVDTFIFFDDVQFIRRGFINRNSILINERAHSFTIPLEKGSREDLITETFVHKDMYGIWKAKFLKSLELNYKKASQFEPVYVMVENLLNREFTDIASLAKNSILSICNYLNLERNFIDSSSLNYNRSGNGEDKILDICSLLNASTYINPFNGMDLYDDEKFREKGVELLFIKPKLQEYDQGTSSFEKHLSVIDALMWMTPEKILMHLDSYLIIEKLKNES; encoded by the coding sequence GTGTCACGCATAGCGATAATGCAGCCCTACACTTATCCTTATTTAGGATATTTCCAGCTTATTAAGTCCGTCGATACGTTTATTTTTTTTGATGACGTACAGTTCATTCGACGTGGTTTTATAAACCGTAATAGCATTTTGATCAATGAAAGGGCACATAGTTTTACCATTCCTTTAGAAAAAGGATCTCGAGAGGATTTGATCACAGAGACATTTGTGCATAAAGATATGTACGGTATTTGGAAAGCGAAGTTTCTGAAATCTCTTGAGCTTAATTATAAGAAAGCTTCTCAATTTGAGCCCGTCTATGTTATGGTAGAAAATCTTTTAAATAGGGAATTCACAGATATAGCTTCATTGGCTAAAAATTCGATCTTATCCATTTGTAACTATTTGAATCTAGAACGAAATTTTATAGATTCATCTAGTTTGAACTATAACCGTTCAGGAAATGGTGAAGATAAAATATTGGACATATGTTCCTTACTGAATGCATCCACCTACATTAATCCATTTAATGGAATGGACTTGTATGATGATGAAAAATTCAGAGAGAAGGGAGTAGAGTTATTGTTTATAAAGCCTAAACTTCAAGAATACGATCAGGGCACAAGTTCTTTTGAAAAACATTTGTCCGTTATAGATGCATTGATGTGGATGACTCCTGAAAAAATCCTAATGCACTTAGACTCCTATTTGATCATTGAAAAATTAAAGAATGAAAGCTAA
- a CDS encoding glycosyltransferase family 2 protein has product MKHYINEDVLLKSNNAIGVSIVAPAFNEGETIVYNVKCLLSLSYPKYEVVIVNDGSSDSTLEKLIQEFELIKVPFFYQERIHTAPVKGHYKSKNPVYSKLLVVDKENRKSKADASNAGINSSQYPLFLCTDVDCILKPDTILKLVKPFIESEVKVIATGAAIRSSNSCEVNEGFLEKVHFPTSWYPMFQELEYVRAFVFGRMAWSQINSLILVSGGLGMFDKEVAISSGGYTHNSLGEDMDLIIRMRKEMYDRNVKFKIKYIPESLCWTEVPPNLNILIRQRVRWARGLIQTLMLHKKMFFNPKYGSTAWFSLPYFFLFEFLGPIIEAFGTLLILLTLSISYFYFETISLNFLIWPLLFVYLFYINITIISILLDELLYKSYANIKEVLTLIVMSLIEPFFYHPIIVYSALKGYWQFFTKKESKWGVMVRKGYSKSQV; this is encoded by the coding sequence ATGAAGCATTATATCAATGAAGATGTTTTACTTAAATCAAACAATGCTATCGGAGTATCCATAGTAGCACCTGCTTTTAATGAAGGGGAAACAATTGTTTACAATGTCAAATGTCTGTTATCCCTCTCTTATCCTAAATACGAGGTGGTGATTGTTAATGATGGTAGTTCAGACAGTACATTAGAAAAATTAATTCAAGAGTTCGAACTTATAAAGGTGCCTTTTTTTTATCAAGAAAGAATACATACCGCACCAGTCAAAGGACATTACAAATCTAAAAATCCAGTTTATTCAAAACTTTTAGTAGTTGACAAAGAGAATAGAAAATCAAAAGCAGATGCCTCTAACGCAGGTATCAATTCCTCGCAATATCCTCTGTTTTTATGCACTGACGTGGATTGTATTTTAAAACCTGATACGATTCTCAAACTTGTAAAACCCTTTATTGAAAGTGAAGTTAAGGTAATAGCAACAGGAGCAGCCATTAGAAGTTCTAACTCTTGTGAGGTAAATGAGGGGTTTTTAGAAAAAGTGCACTTTCCAACGAGTTGGTATCCTATGTTTCAAGAACTGGAATATGTACGTGCATTTGTTTTTGGGAGAATGGCCTGGAGCCAAATAAACAGTTTAATTCTAGTATCAGGCGGGTTAGGAATGTTTGATAAGGAAGTTGCTATTAGCTCTGGGGGGTACACCCACAACTCGTTAGGCGAGGACATGGACCTGATCATAAGAATGAGAAAGGAAATGTATGATAGAAATGTGAAGTTCAAAATAAAATACATTCCAGAGTCTTTATGTTGGACTGAAGTACCTCCTAACTTAAATATTCTGATTCGGCAAAGAGTGCGATGGGCAAGAGGCCTAATTCAAACATTAATGCTTCACAAAAAAATGTTCTTTAACCCTAAGTACGGGAGTACTGCCTGGTTCTCTCTACCTTATTTTTTTCTTTTTGAATTTTTAGGACCTATCATAGAAGCCTTTGGTACACTGCTTATTTTATTAACCCTTTCCATATCATATTTTTATTTTGAAACCATCAGTTTAAATTTTTTAATATGGCCTCTTCTCTTTGTTTATCTTTTCTACATAAACATTACTATTATATCCATATTACTAGATGAGTTGCTCTATAAAAGTTATGCCAACATTAAAGAAGTGTTGACACTGATAGTAATGTCGCTCATCGAACCATTTTTTTATCACCCCATAATTGTTTACTCTGCATTAAAAGGGTATTGGCAGTTTTTTACCAAAAAAGAATCAAAATGGGGAGTAATGGTGAGAAAAGGTTACTCCAAATCTCAAGTGTAA
- a CDS encoding YaiO family outer membrane beta-barrel protein yields MNVNYSLKLYQQKFLILFVIGAFGIHMAHAQKINTDSLLTKAYESLNKKEYDTALQQARLGMKVSPDYLDFQVVIGRTYQLTKQPDSARTYFKRVIEKNNAYQEAFSYLINLELETKNYEAASQVITKAIDAHPENKSFRLKKLSLLQLENKTEKEREYLNELTALYPQDPDLRQRIFWLDSRFNSDRLGIQYSLTSFDRDGIGPWHLGTVQYIRERKWGSLLGRVNYTQRRSNGAVLLDGIQLEGESYFFTSERSYANVSVGYSDDLVFPKWRLGATYFQNLNKGWQVDLGIRYTYVAQTNIPAAIIGVGKYAGPYWFHLTSFLQQQEESIYPALTLTTRYYYKTRFDYINGIIGYGTTPDESVLSGDLDQRVQLDSYRVGLGYYHQLGTNLNAGIQVVNNRQEYREGDWQTELNGFFMLYYRL; encoded by the coding sequence ATGAATGTGAATTATTCCCTCAAACTCTACCAACAAAAGTTTTTAATTCTATTTGTCATAGGAGCTTTTGGAATTCACATGGCGCATGCTCAGAAAATCAACACAGACAGCTTACTCACCAAAGCATACGAATCTTTAAATAAAAAAGAATACGATACTGCGCTTCAGCAAGCCCGGTTGGGAATGAAAGTTAGCCCTGATTATCTGGATTTTCAAGTAGTGATAGGCAGAACCTACCAACTCACCAAGCAACCAGACAGTGCAAGAACTTACTTTAAGCGAGTGATAGAGAAAAACAACGCCTATCAAGAAGCATTCTCATACCTCATCAACTTAGAACTAGAGACAAAGAATTATGAAGCCGCTTCACAGGTCATCACAAAAGCGATTGATGCACACCCAGAAAACAAAAGTTTTAGGCTTAAAAAACTGTCACTTCTACAATTAGAAAATAAAACAGAAAAGGAACGGGAATATTTAAATGAACTTACCGCATTATATCCACAAGACCCTGATCTCAGACAACGCATATTTTGGCTAGATTCCAGATTCAACAGCGATAGATTAGGTATTCAATACAGCCTTACATCTTTTGATCGAGACGGCATAGGTCCATGGCACTTAGGAACAGTGCAATATATAAGAGAACGCAAGTGGGGTTCTCTGTTAGGAAGGGTAAATTATACCCAGAGAAGATCTAATGGAGCTGTACTACTGGATGGAATTCAACTGGAAGGTGAATCTTACTTCTTCACGAGTGAACGTAGTTATGCAAATGTATCGGTAGGATACTCAGATGATCTCGTTTTTCCTAAATGGCGTCTGGGGGCCACATATTTTCAAAATTTGAATAAAGGTTGGCAGGTAGACTTAGGCATAAGGTATACCTATGTGGCTCAAACTAATATACCAGCAGCAATTATAGGAGTAGGCAAATATGCAGGCCCCTATTGGTTCCATTTGACATCCTTCTTACAGCAGCAAGAAGAATCTATATACCCAGCACTAACATTGACCACAAGATATTATTACAAAACTCGTTTTGATTACATCAATGGGATAATTGGTTATGGAACTACACCAGACGAGAGCGTTCTTTCTGGTGATTTAGATCAACGGGTTCAACTCGATTCTTATCGAGTAGGATTGGGGTATTACCACCAGCTTGGAACAAATCTTAACGCAGGAATCCAAGTAGTAAATAATCGTCAAGAATACCGGGAAGGAGATTGGCAAACTGAATTGAACGGCTTTTTTATGTTGTACTATAGATTGTAA
- a CDS encoding DegT/DnrJ/EryC1/StrS family aminotransferase — protein sequence MIPKVHVTKTYLPDLQKYTELLRKVWNRNYVTNNGPLAIELEQRLAQYLGESHLAWMSNGTIALQIAIDSLNLTGSILTTPFTYVATANSILWQKCTPIFVDIEESGFSIDPKKLDNMIAPDTTGILAVHVYGYPCDVDALASYADLKGLKLIYDASHTFGCEYRGKALAGYGDLATLSFHATKVFHTIEGGGVVSHHKDLAEKIKLSTTHGHKFDDYSQVGTNGKNSELHAGVGLLNLEGFHNVVLGRKNIFDRYLKAFSHTDLFMLDPSSYRDFKYNYAYAPVLFSSEDELLKVVEELNQQNIYPRRYFYPALNTLPYLNPNSCPRAESVSKRMLCLPLYHDLELESVDTVISVVKKYVLCHA from the coding sequence TTGATTCCAAAAGTTCACGTTACCAAAACTTATTTACCCGATTTACAGAAGTATACAGAATTGCTTCGTAAAGTTTGGAATCGTAATTACGTAACCAATAATGGCCCGCTAGCAATAGAATTAGAGCAACGATTAGCTCAATATCTGGGCGAATCTCACCTAGCCTGGATGTCTAACGGGACCATTGCCTTACAAATTGCCATAGATAGTTTAAACCTTACGGGAAGTATACTAACAACACCATTCACTTATGTAGCTACTGCAAATAGTATACTGTGGCAAAAGTGCACTCCCATTTTTGTGGATATTGAAGAGAGTGGGTTTTCAATTGATCCTAAAAAGTTAGATAATATGATAGCTCCCGACACCACGGGAATATTAGCAGTTCATGTTTATGGGTACCCATGTGATGTAGATGCTCTCGCGTCATATGCTGATCTGAAGGGGTTGAAATTAATTTATGACGCTTCCCACACTTTTGGCTGTGAATACCGTGGTAAAGCACTGGCTGGTTATGGTGATCTGGCAACTTTGAGTTTTCACGCTACTAAAGTCTTTCATACTATAGAAGGTGGCGGTGTTGTTTCTCATCATAAAGATCTCGCAGAGAAGATTAAATTATCCACCACCCATGGACATAAGTTTGATGACTACTCACAAGTAGGTACCAATGGTAAAAACTCAGAATTACACGCGGGAGTTGGCTTACTGAATTTAGAGGGTTTTCACAATGTAGTTCTCGGCAGAAAGAATATTTTTGACCGTTATTTAAAAGCTTTTTCACATACTGATTTGTTCATGCTAGACCCTTCTAGCTATCGAGATTTCAAATACAATTATGCCTATGCCCCAGTATTGTTCTCTTCAGAAGATGAACTCTTAAAGGTAGTAGAGGAATTGAATCAACAAAACATATATCCCAGACGGTATTTTTATCCAGCTTTAAACACATTACCTTATTTGAATCCAAATTCTTGCCCTAGAGCTGAGTCTGTTTCTAAAAGAATGCTTTGCCTGCCATTATATCATGATCTAGAGTTAGAAAGTGTAGATACCGTGATATCTGTGGTAAAAAAATACGTATTGTGTCACGCATAG
- a CDS encoding acetyltransferase, producing the protein MKAKKIIIFGESQLASLAHFYFKHDSPHEVVAFTVDRKYLKNDTFEELPLIAFEDIAEKYPPSDFFMFLPISFKEMNHLRRRKFEEAKEKGYTCVSYVSSKATTWPDLKIGENCFVFEDNTIQPFTTIGDNCILWSGNHIGHHTVIGNHVFITSHVVISGACVIADHCFFGVNSTIRDETVIAEATLVGMGANIIKDTEAFAIYLGPKPFKYHKESMDLDSLSHKSKG; encoded by the coding sequence ATGAAAGCTAAGAAAATTATAATTTTTGGCGAAAGCCAGCTAGCAAGCCTAGCCCATTTCTATTTTAAGCACGATAGTCCGCATGAAGTAGTAGCCTTCACAGTTGATAGAAAATACTTGAAAAATGATACGTTTGAGGAACTTCCATTAATAGCTTTTGAAGATATTGCTGAAAAATATCCCCCTTCAGACTTTTTCATGTTCTTACCTATTAGCTTTAAGGAAATGAATCATTTACGGAGGAGAAAATTTGAAGAAGCTAAAGAAAAAGGATATACCTGTGTCAGCTATGTAAGCTCTAAGGCGACTACCTGGCCAGATTTAAAAATAGGAGAAAATTGTTTCGTTTTTGAGGACAACACTATTCAACCTTTTACTACAATTGGGGATAATTGTATTCTTTGGAGCGGTAATCACATAGGACATCATACTGTTATAGGAAATCACGTGTTTATCACAAGTCATGTCGTTATAAGTGGAGCTTGTGTTATAGCTGATCATTGTTTTTTTGGAGTGAATTCTACTATACGAGATGAGACCGTTATTGCTGAAGCTACTTTAGTGGGAATGGGAGCAAATATAATTAAGGATACGGAGGCTTTTGCGATATACTTGGGTCCAAAGCCTTTCAAATATCACAAAGAAAGTATGGATCTAGATAGTCTATCACATAAAAGTAAAGGTTAA